The sequence TGTGTCCTCCAAGCCGCCCAGCACTATTGAATGGGAATAAGGAGGCTCTATGTTTGGCATAGGCAGTACGGAACTCCTGGTCATCCTGGTGGTGGCGCTGGTTGTGCTGGGGCCCAAAAGCCTCGCCACGATCTCGCGCTCCCTGGGCAAGGCCATGGGCGAATTCCGGCGCGTTTCCACGGATTTCCAGCGCACTCTTAATGCCGAGGCCGCGCAGGAAGAGGAAGAGGCGCGCCGCAAGAAAGCTGCGGAAAAAGCCGCCAAAGTCGCGGCTGAAGCCGAGGCCGCTAAGGCCGACAGACTTGAACGTTCCGCGTCCGGCGAAACGGCCGCCACAGAGCCCGCTCCGACCCCGGAAACGCCCGTGGCTGACGCCGCGCCCTCCACTGCCGCACCCCGGCCTGAAGCGGCGGCCGAAGCCGCTGCTTCCCCGGCGTCTTCCGGGCCGTCCGCGTCTTCTCCGGCGGACAGCCCTCTGGCCGCGGCCCTGGCCAAAACTAGGGCTGAAGCCGAAGCCGTTGCGCAACAAAACGGGGAAGCCGCCCCGGCCGCAGAGAACGGTGGCAAGGCATGAGCGGGCCGGAAGACAAGCTGCTTTCCCCGGCTACGCCAGTAGAGGATGCCGCGCCCGCCGACGCCACGTCTGACAAGGCTGGAGCCGATGCCCTGCCCGGCAGCGATCCGGCAGGCATACGCGCGCCCGAAACGACGGAAATAGCCGAATCCGGGAAGCCCGCCGAGTCTGGTGAGCCGGAAGGGTCCGACGATGCGAATGTCGCGGATAACGCAAACGCCGCCGACTTCGCCGCTTTTGAAAGTTCCATGTTTTCCGGACCGGAATGGCGGCCCGACGCCGCGCCGGAGGCTTCCGCAAGCGGCGTTCCGCCCGTGGAGCCGGACGTGGCTGCCCGCCTGGCCGCCGAACTGGCCCATACGGATGAAAACGGGGCAGGCGCGCCGCCGCTGCCCCCGTCCCCTCCCGCAGGCGCAGCCGCCGAACCTCCCGCCCCCAGGCCGGAGGACAGCCCGGTTCCTGCGGAAGGCGCGGAAGACGACGAGAGCGCCGGCAAGCCCATGGGTCTTATGGACCACCTGAGCGAACTGCGTGTGCGTCTGGTGCGCTGCTGCATTGCCGTGGGCCTGGGTTTTCTGCTCTGCTGGTCCGTGGTGGACCCCATTTTCAACGCTCTGGTGAACCCGCTGCTCGCAGTTCTGCCTCCCGGTTCGCACGCCCAATACACCACTTTGCCCGAAGGTTTCTTCACCCGCATGTATATCGCCTTCGTGGCGGGCGTCTTTGTGGCCAGCCCGGTCGTCTTCTACCAGGTCTGGTCCTTTATCGCGCCCGGCCTCTACGATGAGGAAAAACGCTACATCATTCCGGTGGCCATATTGTCGGCCATATTTTTCGTGACCGGCGGCGCATTCTGTTATTTTGTGGTTTTTCCCTACGCTTTCAGCTTCTTCGTGAGCTTCTCCACAAGCGAAATCGTGGTCATGCCCAAGATCAGCGACTACCTGAATTTTGTGCTCAAGCTGATCCTGGCCTTCGGCCTGATTTTCGAAATGCCGCTCTTCGCCCTTTTCCTGGCGCGCATGGGGCTGATCACCGCCACCCTGATGCGCAAGACGCGGCGCTACGCCATTCTGGGCATCTTCATCGTCGCGGCCATTCTGACGCCGCCGGACGTGGTGTCGCAGCTGCTGATGGCCTGCCCCATGCTCCTGCTCTATGAGATCAGCATTCTGGTGGCGGCCGCTTTCGGCCGCAAAAAGGCGGCGCCCGAATCCGAAACGCCTGAAAACGCTGAGGGCGACAACACGGAAAAAACCGAAGACGACGCCAAAGACAAACCCGCGGAGGAAGCATGAACGCGAACGC comes from Desulfovibrio porci and encodes:
- the tatB gene encoding Sec-independent protein translocase protein TatB: MFGIGSTELLVILVVALVVLGPKSLATISRSLGKAMGEFRRVSTDFQRTLNAEAAQEEEEARRKKAAEKAAKVAAEAEAAKADRLERSASGETAATEPAPTPETPVADAAPSTAAPRPEAAAEAAASPASSGPSASSPADSPLAAALAKTRAEAEAVAQQNGEAAPAAENGGKA
- the tatC gene encoding twin-arginine translocase subunit TatC, producing MGLMDHLSELRVRLVRCCIAVGLGFLLCWSVVDPIFNALVNPLLAVLPPGSHAQYTTLPEGFFTRMYIAFVAGVFVASPVVFYQVWSFIAPGLYDEEKRYIIPVAILSAIFFVTGGAFCYFVVFPYAFSFFVSFSTSEIVVMPKISDYLNFVLKLILAFGLIFEMPLFALFLARMGLITATLMRKTRRYAILGIFIVAAILTPPDVVSQLLMACPMLLLYEISILVAAAFGRKKAAPESETPENAEGDNTEKTEDDAKDKPAEEA